A window from Plasmodium cynomolgi strain B DNA, chromosome 7, whole genome shotgun sequence encodes these proteins:
- a CDS encoding VIR-like CYIR protein (putative) yields MGSGVSGETSEPEVIINLELIFKYYNIFYDLRTYNDHEKKVDNGGYPNEIVSLCEKIQNGEQGWNEEIKKICEKLMKYFLYWSKHKTDNNNNKSICNYIEYLNYWLNGELRRNIISESDRHRTYEHFNKVIAEESNLCDLKDKFYNIKDEYYENMKIMHELYENFYKIKSIGDNGTDEKNECSNYVNNCVNKFRQFKDKCYVQENKDEEGYKKLCNALREFNGIYKINRYYQKSCKNVKLLDLPDILEELDDYKFYNDFNNKDYSSEFNEYCSEIKPPIDNRCKIYTLCAKIKTNLKGLSK; encoded by the exons ATGGGATCGGGTGTATCGGGAGAGACTAGTGAACCAGAGGTAATAATAAATCTTGagttaatatttaaatat TATAACATATTCTATGATTTAAGAACATACAATgatcatgaaaaaaaagttgataACGGAGGATATCCAAATGAAATTGTTTCTCtgtgtgaaaaaattcaaaatggagagcaaGGATGGAatgaggaaattaaaaagatttgtgaaaaattaatgaaatattttttatattggtCTAAACATAAAActgataataataataataaaagtatatgtaattatattgAATATTTGAACTATTGGCTTAATGGTGAATTAAGGAGGAATATAATATCTGAATCTGATAGACATAGGACATATGAACATTTCAATAAAGTTATAGCTGAAGAGTCTAATTTGTGTGATTTAAaggataaattttataatattaaggATGAATATTATGAAAACATGAAAATAATGCATGAATTGtacgaaaatttttataaaattaagagTATAGGAGATAATGGAACggatgagaaaaatgaatgttCAAATTACGTTAACAATTGTGTTAATAAATTTCGTCAGTTTAAAGATAAATGCTATGtacaagaaaataaagatgaagaaggatataaaaaattatgtaatgCATTAAGAGAATTCAATggcatatataaaattaatagaTACTATCAGAAATCATGTAAGAATGTAAAATTACTAGATTTGCCA GATATTTTAGAAGAATTAGATGATTATAAGTTCTACAAtgattttaataataaagatTATTCGTCTgaatttaatgaatattGCTCAGAAATAAAACCGCCAATAGATAATAGATGTAAAATTTACACACTTTGcgctaaaataaaaacaaatttaaaaggaTTGTCTAAATAG
- a CDS encoding VIR-like CYIR protein (putative) codes for MNYLEKLCDKVCKRFSLKCCFSNYHKNVIYFNDDFKELPSCEKYKKLDDALQNNTESDNYCKCICCVDCSDYGEHVKNCCKNGVTNNCTVNCNGGCTKETSKVILTEKYRKPCNNICKISIKLSTILSNENNIRERCSYYNYWAFEQLWKESNTNSDSSPNSNVKNSLTDCDMVILQKIIGGINCKNDVNHESCYFYFDGTFSEWKKEKYMHDYFKNFDHLKEKTKIKPENKKYCEHVSAIAPLYIDYLSECCTYFFFGYHWDHCPNFFKCDKNLNPYKLLKEFNCSGESLPQYPESLVQSLIIDRSVILRSRKRGCRGLTCDPFYMTILLAFIVLGIFYVFFFLYKV; via the exons ATGAATTACttagaaaaattatgtgATAAAGTATGTAAAcgtttttcattaaaatgttgtttttcaaattatcaTAAGAACGTTATATATTTC AACGATGATTTTAAAGAGTTACCTTCATGcgagaaatataaaaaactgGATGATGCATTACAGAACAACACTGAAAGTGATAATTATTGTAAGTGTATATGCTGTGTAGATTGTTCTGATTATGGCGAACATGTTAAAAATTGCTGTAAAAATGGTGTTACAAATAATTGTACTGTTAATTGCAATGGTGGTTGTACTAAAGAGACATCTAAAGTAATACTAActgaaaaatatagaaaaccTTGTAACAATATATGCAAGAtatcaataaaattatctacTATTCTGagtaatgaaaataatatccGTGAACGTTGTTCCTATTATAATTATTGGGCATTTGAGCAATTATGGAAAGAATCCAATACAAACTCTGATTCTAGTCCTAATtctaacgtaaaaaatagtCTTACAGATTGTGATATGGTTATACTACAGAAAATAATTGGGGGCATAAACtgcaaaaatgatgtaaaCCATGAATCttgttacttttattttgatgGCACTTTCAGtgaatggaaaaaggagaaatatatgcatgattattttaaaaactttgATCAtcttaaagaaaaaactaaGATTAAACctgaaaataagaaatacTGTGAACACGTTTCTGCGATTGCTCCACTGTATATAGATTATTTAAGTGAATGCTGcacgtattttttctttggttATCATTGGGATCattgtccaaatttttttaaatgtgataaaaatttaaatccTTATAAATTACTTAAGGAATTTAATTGCAGTGGTGAATCCCTACCTCAATATCCAGAAAGTTTAGTACAATCATTAATTATTGATCGGAGTGTCATACTTAGAAGTCGAAAGAGAGGATGCAGAGGATTAACATGTGATCCTTTTTACATGACTATATTGCTTGCTTTCATAGTTTTGGGAATATTCTACgtgttctttttcctttacaaaGTATAA